TGCTTGATGGACGAAGGAAAAAGCAGGAAACCGCCTTCACAAGTCAATCCAACAGCTCGAAAGGCTTGGCCAGTCCGTGGAGCAGGTTCAAGCCCGAGTCCTGTAAGTCAacatttttaagattattttttaaaaatatatttgggtaGAAAAGACATTaaattactctctctctctctctctctctctcttttaataattataggTAACAGTTTTTGAATCAGAATAAAACTGGCCCATACAAACACAAACTAGCCAATATACCGAACTGGTGCAACACAAGCCTATCAACACTCACGGATAAGAATAGTATCCGTGGGCTTGCCAAAGAACTAACAAGTCTTAAGCCTACATTAACAGGCTTCAGATCTCTGGATGTGTCCACACGCATCAGGCTCTCCCCAAAGGCATACCCCCCACCCATATTACAGCCCGTTTGTAACCAATTCCATGCTGAAATTGAATTCctttttaaacttttgattttttttattgaatttgtctATTCTCTGCTTTGAAtgaggggtgagtaaaaaaaacaaataactgattaaattgaaaaaactaaaaaaacaataataaaaaaaccgaaccgaaaaaaaaactcgaattaaccgattaaaaaatcacaaaacaattCTGGTTCGATTCGATTTTGGTTTCCAAAGTCTAAAACCAATTGAACCGAACTAAACCGGTTCAACCAAGccagcacttaaaaaaaaaacaagtataaacaAGATGTttttctaaccctaaacctaaactaGCTTTTCTCTAAAGACAAAACTAGTCGCCCCCTCCCTTGCTCTCTGCATCTCTCCTCTCCCTTTGATCTCtgcatctttattttttgattcTCCTTCATGCTCCTGTTATTTGTTAAGCTCATGCGCCATGCTTCTCTTATCAAAGGCACGCCGCCCTCTTTACTTTtacagttttgtttttaatagttttattccTCCTATAAAAGACATACCCctctttatttttgcttttaatttttttatccttcttttttttatttctcacatAATCCTGTAATTATTCTCTCACATAATCTTGtaattattgtataattttccATGCACATGTAACCAAAAAAGATTATTATGTTGAACTAGTAAAAAGCTTTTATATATTCTCTTTGATGTTGATATTGTGAGGACAACAATTCAGAATCAAGTTTGACACTCGATGGATGATGAGCAGATGAGAATGTatgtaaactatttttttatcttccctttgttttttgtttcaagtCAAATGacctctgtttttttgttttgtcatgCATGCCCAACCATTTTAAGAAAAAGCTATGTTGAAAAAGCTaagatttttcagaaaataagcACAGatctatgaaattaaaaacaagacgAAGATAGAATTCCTGAAAAAAATATGGTAAGTGAAAAAActcaattgaaataatttcggtttaaattggtttggaaaggaaaaaaccaaactgaacatGATCGATTCAAACcagttttcggttcggttcaaaaacttgaaaaaataataattttgatttgattaattattctgCCCAAAATCAGACTGAACAGGAAATGTTCACCCATAGGAACAAGCCAATTTCCCTCGTAAATACacaatagaataaataaaacagaTTGCTCTCGAAGACATCCCATCTCATGTAAAGAAACAGAGGGAAACATGATTCGGATGGAAGCTTCTTTACTAGTTTGCTCATCTTCTACAACACCACATGCGCTCTCTCCTGTCAACAAGATATTTTGCGCAGACATATCCATGTCTAGAGTTGTGGGCAGCTTCCATGaatccattttctttctttctctctcttttattcaACAAGATATTTGCATCGAAAATAAGCATGTCATCGAATCATTCTACAGACGCAAAGCTCTGACAGGTCAGGATTTTGCAAACAAGAAGGTAAAGAAGCTTACAAGattgaattaataaataataatttaagaaacaTAAGCTTGATCGGGTCAACAAATTAATACAACACTTCCCTAGACCATGCTCAAAGTGACAAATTACAATGACACGGGCATAATTGCCCATCAGAATCTTCTCGAGGTTtgacatttttaaaacaaattcctGAGCTACACTGAGCCACCGACTACCGACACCAGAAAGACAAAAATTGTAATGTATATCGAACCAACCATTATGATATACTTAAGATTGCCTTAAAAAGAATTGGAACACTTCGCTAATTACCAGCCCATCCAGGAATATCCCCTTCATCGTGTCTCATTTATTTCTTCAGCTGGTTGTGGGTTGTGACATGACCTTCTTGATTGCCTCGGCATAAGTCTTGTGTTGATAAGTGAGGGTTGAATCGAGCAAGTCCCACAGAGACGTCTTGGGGTTCCAACCTGGTGTCCACCCAACAAATGTCAAGATGACATTAAACATCAGAAAGTAGAGTTAACGAAAAATGAAAATGTAGCTAAGAAAGAAGGCAATACCAAGTTGTCTATTGATTATGGTCATGTCTGGAATTCTCTTGTCACTATCGTCATATCCCTCACCGTAGAACTCTTTGGAGCTGACATCAACTGTCGGTTCCTCCAGAGCAGGTTCTCCACTTACATTTGCGTAGACCTGTTGCAAGAAAAGTTTGAGCATCAATTTCAGGATGCAGAGAAGAGATTAATAATGTAGTCGCCTAACATAAGCTGAAAGGTATCATCGGAAAAATTCCACACCGCTGTCATCATTTCAGCAAGCTGCCTCACAGTGACTTCATTGTTAGGGTTGCCAACGTTAAAAATATGACCATTGGCCCTGGAAGGATTTTCCTATATGAAATATAACACTGTCAGATACTCCTTTagcattaaaatataaataaaaaaaggaaagaaagaggaTATAGCTTAGCACGTACAATCATCAAGAGAACAGCCTCGATGGCATCCTTAATATAAACAAATGTTCTCTGGGATTCGCCACCATCCACAAGCTTGAGCGGCTCCCGGCGAAGAAGAGCCTGGGGCAATGAAAGATGGAGACATCACAATCAAAGAacccaaagaaaacaaatgagcTCAAGACCCATGCAGAAAAAATTAGACTAACATTGCTAAAGCAAGCAAGAACCCGGGGAACGCCCTCACTTGGGCCATCAACACCGGGAATAAAATCCATTCTGGGTCCAATCCAGTTGAAAGGCCTCACGATGGTGAACTCAAGTCCATTCTCTGCACCCTCAGCTGTCatcattaagaaaagaaatcagaACAAAAGGTCCTAAACAGCTCAAAATTGCCAGATCATAGGTCAATATTGATTACCATAAACCAGCCTCTCAATCAATTGCTTTGCACACGCATAAGACCATCTCTGCTTCTCAATGGAACCAAAAATGCAGGGAGAGGCATCTTCTTTAAGCACATAATATGCAGGATCCTATCACATCGTGCCAAATAAAATCACTCATCTCGAACTACAAccatatcataaaaaattaaataacagaACAAATCAAAAGGTCAAAGCAACTCAAAATCACAACTTCCGTAACTCGCAACAGTCAATAATAGAATGACTACAAAACAAGATCACAATTTTATCAGTTTCTAACCTTCAACACTCCagccaaatcaaaataaaaaaatagactgATGACACCTGACACCATTATACAAGTTTGACATGAACAAACTAATGAAACAGAAACTTCTAATCCGCAATCACACCTTCCATTGAGCTAAATATGATCATATTACCAATATAAAACATTGACACAGAACCAAACCCCTCTACCTACAAATGCAAGCATATCACCAATGCAACTTGATCCAAAAGGATCTGctaatttaaacattaaaatgtTAATGCATTTCAAagacttttcaaaataaacccACCGACAAATGCTTCTTCGATTACACATTTCAAGAAAGCACGGAGACATAAATATAATTCGCGAAAACGAAAACGGAGGCGAAATTTTACCTGACGAAGAGGACTGTCTTTAGGAAGAAAACTCCCAATAGTTTTCCCATACACTTCACAAGTCGAGAAGTGAATCAGACGCTTCCCATTCTCTGAACAGTACTTCGcctaaaataattcaaaattaaaaaaaaaaaatcacacatcaacttcaaaaagaaaaaaaaaaacagcaacgaTAGAATCTTTAACAATTTCAACCGATCTTGAAAACTACAATAACAAATTCAACCGAAAACGAAACATGAAACTTAACAAAACGCAGAAGCATTACCACAGGCAACGCGTCGATAAAGTTGCTATAAATCGTATCCAAAGGACGTGTATTATAATCCGCCGGAGTACAGATCGCAGCCAGATTTATCGTCTGAACCACACATTACcacaaaacaacacaaatcaACACAATGATTAGATACTAGCGCTTGATTACAGCTTAATGACTAGAGAGGTGAAAACGAATACCAGATCTGACATCTTGATGAGGCCTTCGAGGCGAGAGTCGTGTTTGATATTGATACGGTGGAACTGGATCCGGCCAGCCCAAGGGAGGCTGTCCGGTTCGAGAAGGTGCTTGATCTTGTCATTGTAAACATCAAGGGCTAAGATCTTGTGTTGAGTCTCGTTCAAGATCTTCTCACACAGGTGGGACCCAATGAAACCACCAGCACCGATCATGCAAATTGTTAGCGGATTTATTGGTTTTCCATCAAGATCAACCCTCACCACTGATGATGCCATTGCTAaaaatcagagagagagagagagagggagttcAGAGGAGGTGAAATGAGTGTGTTTTTCGGAAGACGAAAGGGAAGGGGTGTGGTTTATATGGGAAGGAGGGAATTTGTTGGTGTGTTTTGTATACGCGAATTTGGATGAGGACTGTACTCGCTGTGGATATGATGCGGGACGCGGTGAAATAGTGGATTTTAGGAGATAACCGCTGTTTTGTCGTTTGTACCTGTGCGGtgatctgattttttatttctgttaaTTTCCTACACGGTTGAGGGATTGGAGAACAAGGTGGCGTTTGGCGCCCCCGTTTCaacttgaatttaaaagaataattgttcaaaattaattttttttatttttataatgtgcTAATAATAtaagtaaattttaaatatatatatatatatattattttaatatatttacaagtaaaaaatatttaaaagataatttctaTAACATCTCAAGCATCCCATATAAGATAAACcagtaattaattataattttctttaattgatcTTTTGTTGTGGACTTGGGGTGTCATTTTCATGTGTTGCTTGAGATTAGTAGAAATCAAGATTagataagatttgaaaatacggttgaaattatgtttttttaaaaataatttttaaaaatatttttatatcgttttggtgtactgatgttaaaaattttaaaaatattatttaaatatattttcgagtaaaaaatattttaaactgtaATTATTATCACATTTTCATACATCCACGATAAATATTAGCAATTTAgcacaattgttttttgtaatCATGGGAagattgtttaaaaataaagcaCGAGTGAGTTTTAGAAGAGATATAGTTGTGATTTATCTTGCGCTGTTAGCATTTTTATAAACAGGCTAGGATAAATTACATGTATATATGAAGCTGTGAGATTTTGAAGTGcaattggaaaacaaaattttcaactaTTAATTATCATCAACTATGTATC
The DNA window shown above is from Populus trichocarpa isolate Nisqually-1 chromosome 4, P.trichocarpa_v4.1, whole genome shotgun sequence and carries:
- the LOC18098003 gene encoding UDP-D-apiose/UDP-D-xylose synthase 2, whose amino-acid sequence is MASSVVRVDLDGKPINPLTICMIGAGGFIGSHLCEKILNETQHKILALDVYNDKIKHLLEPDSLPWAGRIQFHRINIKHDSRLEGLIKMSDLTINLAAICTPADYNTRPLDTIYSNFIDALPVAKYCSENGKRLIHFSTCEVYGKTIGSFLPKDSPLRQDPAYYVLKEDASPCIFGSIEKQRWSYACAKQLIERLVYAEGAENGLEFTIVRPFNWIGPRMDFIPGVDGPSEGVPRVLACFSNALLRREPLKLVDGGESQRTFVYIKDAIEAVLLMIENPSRANGHIFNVGNPNNEVTVRQLAEMMTAVYANVSGEPALEEPTVDVSSKEFYGEGYDDSDKRIPDMTIINRQLGWNPKTSLWDLLDSTLTYQHKTYAEAIKKVMSQPTTS